From a single Kitasatospora azatica KCTC 9699 genomic region:
- the def gene encoding peptide deformylase — MADQHDEHTHEHEETAEQAPKVVGEAPDLSKGTARPITVVGNPVLHRECRTVTEFDGELAGLIDDMFVSMYAAEGVGLAANQIGVDAKVFVYDCPDDNNVRHIGHVINPVLEELAVDRRTLDDGNEGCLSVPGAYAELPRPDYAAVTGQDKDGNPIRVEGTGFFARCLQHETDHLNGYLYIDRLSKRDRKDALRQMAEGTPRYATVPND, encoded by the coding sequence ATGGCGGACCAGCACGACGAGCACACCCACGAGCACGAGGAGACGGCTGAGCAGGCCCCGAAGGTGGTCGGCGAGGCGCCCGACCTCAGCAAGGGCACGGCGCGCCCGATCACCGTGGTCGGCAACCCGGTGCTGCACCGCGAGTGCCGGACCGTCACCGAGTTCGACGGCGAGCTGGCCGGCCTGATCGACGACATGTTCGTCTCGATGTACGCGGCCGAGGGTGTCGGCCTGGCGGCCAACCAGATCGGCGTGGACGCCAAGGTCTTCGTCTACGACTGCCCGGACGACAACAACGTGCGGCACATCGGCCACGTGATCAACCCGGTGCTCGAGGAGCTCGCGGTCGACCGGCGGACCCTGGACGACGGCAACGAGGGCTGCCTCTCGGTGCCCGGCGCCTACGCCGAACTGCCGCGTCCGGACTACGCGGCGGTGACCGGTCAGGACAAGGACGGCAACCCGATCCGGGTCGAGGGCACCGGCTTCTTCGCCCGCTGCCTGCAGCACGAGACCGACCACCTGAACGGGTACCTGTACATCGACCGGCTCTCCAAGCGCGACCGCAAGGACGCCTTGCGGCAGATGGCCGAGGGCACTCCGCGCTACGCCACGGTGCCGAACGACTGA
- a CDS encoding glycoside hydrolase domain-containing protein, translating to MSKRLASSTAVILLATGGLSAVAPGAQAADSTRTVDYRGYHLQVPADWQVVDLAQNPHTCVRFDQHAVYLGTPGEQQNCPAHLVAGRTDAFLIQPAPAPTASRPAAPLVDPGTAVLPGIVDAGASSREINVQLRGTGLQLTASYGDSAQTVNTILAAAGYTRTGAAAPAAAPLAAPAAPAATVAGATTSSTVAPSTDDVAKGFDACSAPSDNLMSAWMANSPYRSVGIYIGGPAQSCAAGVLDAGWVGRQAQSGWSFLPIYVGHQANANISLQISTDLPTAAQQGTDEASDALGKAAALGFPAGSVIYNDMENYSSSTSSARVLAYLNAWTARIKQGGYRSGVYSGPYSGLSDLSSQYNNGSFARPDVVWSAAWNSHQDTGDAGTGLSAGYWPGARRAHQYANTTESYGGYSLNIDADAVTVASTASGNSMAPGQRLEGGQSLNSASVSLTMQTDGDLVVSLKVGGSAAQPVLWRSGTGGNSGAYLVMQRDGNLVIYRADGVAIWSTYSSGRPGSWLSVQDDGNVVLYGSNGGPIWSTDAYRVPSTFTAGQGLKPGRWTESALIRVVVQQDGNLVIYRKRDGAVLWTPNTWGNPGAYLTMQADGNLVLYRQGGGPSSGGALWSSNTWGNSGAYALTQDDGNFVVYRQGGGPSSGGALWATNTYGNAS from the coding sequence ATGTCCAAGCGCTTGGCCAGCAGTACCGCCGTCATCCTCCTCGCCACCGGCGGGCTCTCCGCCGTCGCGCCCGGAGCGCAGGCGGCCGACAGCACCCGCACTGTCGACTACCGGGGCTACCACCTGCAGGTTCCGGCCGACTGGCAGGTCGTCGACCTCGCCCAGAACCCGCACACCTGCGTGCGCTTCGACCAGCACGCCGTCTACCTCGGCACGCCCGGCGAGCAGCAGAACTGCCCGGCACACCTGGTGGCGGGCCGCACCGACGCCTTCCTGATCCAGCCCGCGCCCGCGCCGACCGCGAGCCGTCCGGCGGCCCCGCTGGTCGACCCCGGCACCGCGGTGCTCCCCGGGATCGTCGACGCCGGCGCGAGCAGCCGCGAGATCAACGTCCAACTGCGCGGCACCGGACTCCAGCTGACGGCCAGTTACGGCGACAGCGCGCAGACGGTGAACACCATCCTGGCCGCGGCCGGCTACACCAGGACCGGCGCCGCCGCCCCGGCCGCCGCGCCGCTGGCAGCGCCCGCAGCGCCTGCCGCCACAGTTGCCGGCGCGACCACCAGCAGCACGGTGGCGCCCTCCACCGACGACGTCGCCAAGGGCTTCGACGCCTGCAGCGCGCCCTCCGACAACCTGATGTCGGCCTGGATGGCCAACTCGCCCTACCGCTCGGTGGGCATCTACATCGGCGGCCCGGCGCAGAGCTGCGCCGCCGGGGTGCTGGACGCCGGCTGGGTCGGCCGCCAGGCCCAGAGCGGCTGGTCCTTCCTGCCGATCTACGTCGGCCACCAGGCCAACGCGAACATCTCGCTGCAGATCTCCACCGACCTGCCGACGGCCGCGCAGCAGGGCACCGACGAGGCGAGCGACGCCCTCGGCAAGGCCGCCGCACTCGGCTTCCCGGCCGGCTCGGTGATCTACAACGACATGGAGAACTACAGCTCCTCCACCTCCAGCGCCCGGGTGCTCGCCTACCTGAACGCCTGGACCGCCCGGATCAAGCAGGGCGGCTACCGCTCCGGCGTCTACTCCGGTCCGTACAGCGGGCTGAGCGACCTCTCCTCGCAGTACAACAACGGCAGCTTCGCCCGTCCGGACGTGGTCTGGTCGGCGGCCTGGAACAGCCACCAGGACACCGGCGACGCCGGGACGGGCCTGTCCGCCGGTTACTGGCCGGGTGCCCGCCGCGCCCACCAGTACGCCAACACGACCGAGAGCTACGGCGGCTACTCGCTCAACATCGACGCCGACGCGGTCACCGTGGCCTCCACGGCCAGCGGCAACTCGATGGCCCCCGGCCAGCGGCTGGAGGGCGGGCAGAGCCTGAACAGCGCCAGCGTCAGCCTCACCATGCAGACCGACGGCGACCTGGTGGTCTCGCTCAAGGTCGGCGGCAGCGCCGCGCAGCCCGTGCTCTGGCGCTCCGGTACCGGCGGCAACTCCGGTGCCTACCTGGTGATGCAGCGCGACGGCAACCTGGTGATCTACCGTGCCGACGGGGTGGCGATCTGGTCCACCTACAGCAGCGGCCGGCCGGGCAGCTGGCTGAGCGTCCAGGACGACGGCAACGTGGTGCTCTACGGCAGCAACGGCGGCCCGATCTGGTCCACCGACGCCTACCGGGTCCCGTCCACCTTCACCGCCGGCCAGGGCCTCAAGCCCGGCCGCTGGACCGAGAGCGCGTTGATCAGGGTGGTGGTCCAGCAGGACGGCAACCTGGTGATCTACCGCAAGCGCGACGGTGCGGTGCTCTGGACCCCCAACACCTGGGGCAACCCCGGCGCCTACCTGACCATGCAGGCCGACGGCAACCTGGTGCTCTACCGCCAGGGCGGCGGCCCGTCCTCCGGTGGCGCGCTGTGGTCCAGCAACACCTGGGGCAACTCCGGTGCCTACGCGCTGACCCAGGACGACGGCAACTTCGTGGTCTACCGCCAGGGCGGCGGCCCGTCCTCCGGTGGCGCGCTCTGGGCCACCAACACCTACGGGAACGCCTCCTGA
- a CDS encoding ribonucleotide-diphosphate reductase subunit beta, producing the protein MLLDPGFELTLRPMRYPSFYDRYRDAIKNTWTVEEVDLHSDVADLAKLSEGERHLIGRLVAFFATGDSIVANNVVLSLYKHINSPEARLYLSRQLFEEAVHVQFYLTLLDTYLPDPEDRTAAFAAVENIPSIHQKAQFCFKYMNAVDHLDSLQSKDDRRAFLLNLICFAACVEGLFFYGAFAYVYWFRSRGLLHGLATGTNWVFRDESMHMDFAMSVVDTVREEEPDLFDDKMAQQVTEMLEEAVEAELQFARDLCGEGLAGMNTESMRQYLEAVADQRLARLGLPIRYGSSNPFGFMELQNVQELTNFFERRVSAYQVAVEGSVSFDDDF; encoded by the coding sequence ATGCTGCTCGACCCCGGCTTCGAGCTGACCCTGCGTCCGATGCGCTACCCGTCGTTCTACGACCGGTACCGGGACGCGATCAAGAACACCTGGACCGTCGAGGAGGTGGACCTGCACTCCGACGTCGCCGACCTGGCCAAGCTGAGCGAGGGCGAGCGGCACCTGATCGGCCGGCTGGTCGCCTTCTTCGCCACCGGTGACTCGATCGTCGCCAACAACGTGGTGCTGAGCCTCTACAAGCACATCAACTCGCCCGAGGCCCGGCTCTACCTGTCCCGGCAGCTCTTCGAGGAGGCCGTGCACGTCCAGTTCTACCTGACGCTGCTCGACACCTACCTGCCCGATCCCGAGGACCGCACGGCGGCCTTCGCCGCGGTGGAGAACATCCCCTCCATCCACCAGAAGGCCCAGTTCTGCTTCAAGTACATGAACGCGGTCGACCACCTGGACTCGCTGCAGAGCAAGGACGACCGCCGGGCCTTCCTGCTCAACCTGATCTGCTTCGCGGCCTGCGTCGAGGGCCTGTTCTTCTACGGCGCCTTCGCCTACGTGTACTGGTTCCGCAGCCGCGGCCTGCTGCACGGCCTGGCCACCGGCACCAACTGGGTCTTCCGCGACGAGTCCATGCACATGGACTTCGCGATGTCGGTGGTGGACACCGTCCGCGAGGAGGAGCCCGACCTCTTCGACGACAAGATGGCCCAGCAGGTCACCGAGATGCTGGAGGAGGCCGTCGAGGCCGAGCTCCAGTTCGCCCGTGACCTGTGCGGCGAGGGCCTGGCCGGGATGAACACCGAGTCGATGCGCCAGTACCTGGAGGCGGTGGCCGACCAGCGGCTGGCCCGTCTCGGCCTGCCGATCCGCTACGGCTCCAGCAACCCGTTCGGGTTCATGGAGCTGCAGAACGTCCAGGAGCTGACCAACTTCTTCGAGCGCCGGGTCTCCGCGTACCAGGTCGCCGTCGAGGGCTCGGTCTCCTTCGACGACGACTTCTAG
- a CDS encoding ribonucleoside-diphosphate reductase subunit alpha produces MTVAASVALPSQGSADEAQTDPGTALLRLLTDRSTDLPQVDPGHVAAAALRGRHAGSDFAELRGLAVDAAASMIAEDPQYSKLAARLLAQEILDEAASQGAVSFAASIAVGHAEGLIGDTTAAFVTKHAAALDALIDPQGDDRFEYFGLRTVQSRYLLRHPITRKVVETPQHFLLRVACGLAVGDSEQSVAEVAELYRLMSRLEYLTSSPTLFNSGTRHPQMSSCYLLDSPLDNLDSIYSRYAQIARLSKHAGGIGLSYSRIRSRGSLIRGTNGKSNGIVPFLRTLDSSVAAVNQGGRRKGAACVYLETWHADIEEFLELRDNTGEEARRTHNLNLAHWIPDEFMRRVNANADWSLFSPADVPELVDLWGEEFDAAYLKAEQAGKAVRTIPAQTLYARMMRTLAQTGNGWMTFKDASNRAANQTALPGRTVHSSNLCTEILEVTDDSETAVCNLGSVNLGAHLADGASAADLLNAMDWERLDATVRTAVTFLDRVVDINFYPTTEAGTSNSRWRPVGLGVMGLQDVFFQLRLDFDSAEAKRLSTLIAERIMLTAYERSSELAEQFGQHPAYGETRAARGQLHIDHFFEDQHSGSTPQWQERWDALRATIARTGLRNSLLLAIAPTATIASIAGVYECIEPQVSNLFKRETLSGEFLQVNPYLVRELKQLGVWDQQTRDALRDANGSVQELNWLPAEVRSLYRTAWELPQRALIDLAAARQPYIDQSQSLNLFMAAPTIGKLSSMYAYAWKVGLKTTYYLRSRPATRIAQAASGAARTAVSVPTPTLSPEEEAAIACSLENPESCEACQ; encoded by the coding sequence TTGACCGTCGCTGCCTCAGTTGCCCTGCCCTCACAGGGTTCTGCCGACGAAGCCCAGACCGACCCCGGTACTGCGCTGCTTCGGCTGCTCACCGACCGAAGCACCGACCTCCCCCAGGTGGACCCCGGCCACGTCGCCGCCGCCGCGCTGCGCGGCCGCCATGCCGGTTCGGACTTCGCCGAGCTGCGCGGGCTGGCCGTGGACGCCGCCGCTTCGATGATCGCCGAGGACCCGCAGTACTCGAAGCTGGCCGCCCGGCTGCTCGCCCAGGAGATCCTGGACGAGGCCGCGAGCCAGGGTGCGGTCTCCTTCGCCGCCTCGATCGCCGTCGGCCACGCCGAGGGCCTGATCGGCGACACCACCGCCGCCTTCGTGACCAAGCACGCCGCCGCCCTGGACGCGCTGATCGACCCGCAGGGCGACGACCGCTTCGAGTACTTCGGCCTGCGCACCGTGCAGTCCCGCTACCTGCTGCGCCACCCGATCACCCGCAAGGTGGTCGAGACCCCGCAGCACTTCCTGCTCCGGGTGGCCTGCGGTCTCGCGGTCGGGGACAGCGAGCAGTCGGTGGCCGAGGTGGCCGAGCTGTACCGCCTGATGAGCCGTCTGGAGTACCTGACCAGCTCGCCGACGCTGTTCAACTCCGGCACCCGGCACCCGCAGATGTCCAGCTGCTACCTGCTGGACTCGCCGCTGGACAACCTGGACTCGATCTACTCGCGCTACGCCCAGATCGCCCGGCTGTCCAAGCACGCCGGCGGGATCGGCCTGTCGTACTCCCGGATCCGTTCGCGCGGCTCGCTGATCCGCGGCACCAACGGCAAGTCCAACGGCATCGTGCCGTTCCTGCGCACCCTGGACTCCTCGGTGGCCGCCGTCAACCAGGGCGGCCGGCGCAAGGGCGCGGCCTGCGTCTACCTGGAGACCTGGCACGCGGACATCGAGGAGTTCCTCGAGCTGCGCGACAACACCGGCGAGGAGGCCCGGCGGACCCACAACCTCAACCTGGCGCACTGGATCCCGGACGAGTTCATGCGCCGGGTCAACGCCAACGCCGACTGGTCGCTCTTCTCCCCGGCCGACGTGCCGGAGCTGGTCGACCTGTGGGGCGAGGAGTTCGACGCGGCCTACCTGAAGGCCGAGCAGGCCGGCAAGGCCGTGCGCACCATCCCCGCGCAGACCCTGTACGCCCGGATGATGCGCACCCTGGCGCAGACCGGCAACGGCTGGATGACCTTCAAGGACGCCTCCAACCGGGCCGCCAACCAGACCGCGCTGCCGGGCCGCACCGTGCACTCCTCCAACCTGTGCACCGAGATCCTGGAGGTCACCGACGACTCCGAGACCGCGGTCTGCAACCTGGGCTCGGTCAACCTGGGTGCCCACCTGGCCGACGGCGCGTCAGCCGCCGACCTGCTGAACGCGATGGACTGGGAGCGGCTGGACGCCACCGTGCGGACCGCGGTGACCTTCCTGGACCGCGTGGTGGACATCAACTTCTACCCGACCACCGAGGCCGGCACCTCCAACTCCCGCTGGCGGCCGGTGGGTCTGGGCGTGATGGGCCTGCAGGACGTCTTCTTCCAGCTGCGCCTGGACTTCGACTCCGCCGAGGCCAAGCGGCTCTCCACGCTGATCGCCGAGCGGATCATGCTCACCGCGTACGAGCGCTCCAGCGAGCTGGCCGAGCAGTTCGGGCAGCACCCGGCGTACGGCGAGACCCGCGCGGCCCGCGGTCAGCTGCACATCGACCATTTCTTTGAAGACCAGCACAGCGGCTCAACGCCCCAGTGGCAGGAGCGTTGGGACGCGCTGCGCGCCACCATCGCCCGCACCGGTCTGCGCAACTCGCTGCTGCTGGCGATCGCCCCGACCGCCACCATCGCCTCGATCGCCGGTGTCTACGAGTGCATCGAGCCGCAGGTCTCCAACCTGTTCAAGCGCGAGACCCTGTCCGGCGAGTTCCTGCAGGTCAACCCGTACCTGGTGCGTGAGTTGAAGCAGCTGGGCGTCTGGGACCAGCAGACCCGGGACGCGCTGCGCGACGCCAACGGCAGCGTCCAGGAGCTGAACTGGCTGCCCGCCGAGGTTCGTTCGCTCTACCGCACGGCCTGGGAGCTGCCGCAGCGCGCGCTGATCGACCTGGCCGCCGCCCGGCAGCCGTACATCGACCAGAGCCAGTCGCTGAACCTGTTCATGGCCGCGCCGACCATCGGCAAGCTCAGCTCGATGTACGCGTACGCCTGGAAGGTCGGTCTGAAGACCACCTACTACCTGCGCTCGCGCCCGGCCACCCGGATCGCCCAGGCGGCCTCCGGCGCCGCCCGTACGGCGGTGAGCGTGCCGACCCCCACCCTCTCCCCGGAGGAGGAGGCGGCCATCGCCTGCTCCCTGGAGAACCCCGAGTCCTGCGAGGCCTGCCAGTGA
- a CDS encoding cellulase family glycosylhydrolase: MLKHTGRRQQILVALVAFLVSALATVLASTVTTASPSVQPGSDGKSGSPGATSTKPSAPSSLSDPRKPLPIGLAYGDTLTWKNDQELAVGLGDAVDSGAKWIRVDLSWNDIQPDSPKTYEWQRFDRVLNGARARGLEVLATIGYTPKWARKAGCSTDDACPPADPAKFAAFARDAAKRYASQGVHMWEVWNEPNIPFWAPKPDPAGYTELLTATSKALRQADPQAYVLMGGLAAVGTDPSIAYVSQGDFLTAVCKLGGNKVVDAISYHPYTYPYLPSAKTSFGTAMEDISSAQGNLVSILAGNGTPDLPIWITETGAPTNGPGTATDGKTIPPDTTHVTEAYQAAIATDTVQAAAANPHVGAVFWFSDQDTGQAADKQHRSMFYGLRHFDGTPKPALAALKAAILAYEHSR, encoded by the coding sequence ATGCTGAAGCACACGGGGAGAAGGCAGCAGATACTGGTGGCGCTGGTGGCGTTCCTCGTCTCGGCGCTCGCGACCGTTCTGGCCAGTACCGTCACCACTGCCTCGCCCTCGGTCCAGCCGGGGAGCGACGGGAAGTCCGGCTCGCCGGGCGCGACCAGCACCAAGCCGTCGGCGCCGAGTTCGCTGAGCGACCCGCGCAAGCCGCTGCCGATCGGCCTCGCCTACGGGGACACCCTCACCTGGAAGAACGACCAGGAGCTCGCGGTCGGCCTCGGCGACGCCGTCGACTCCGGCGCCAAGTGGATCCGGGTCGACCTGTCCTGGAACGACATCCAGCCGGACAGCCCCAAGACCTACGAGTGGCAGCGCTTCGACCGGGTGCTGAACGGCGCCCGGGCCCGCGGCCTGGAGGTGCTGGCCACCATCGGCTACACGCCGAAGTGGGCCCGCAAGGCCGGCTGCAGCACCGACGACGCCTGCCCGCCGGCCGATCCGGCCAAGTTCGCCGCCTTCGCCCGGGACGCCGCCAAGCGCTACGCATCGCAGGGCGTGCACATGTGGGAGGTGTGGAACGAGCCGAACATCCCGTTCTGGGCGCCCAAGCCCGACCCGGCCGGCTACACCGAGCTGCTGACCGCCACCAGCAAGGCGCTGCGCCAGGCCGACCCGCAGGCCTACGTGCTGATGGGCGGTCTGGCGGCGGTGGGCACCGATCCGTCGATCGCCTACGTCTCGCAGGGCGACTTCCTCACCGCGGTCTGCAAGCTGGGCGGCAACAAGGTGGTCGACGCGATCAGCTACCACCCCTACACCTATCCGTACCTGCCGAGCGCCAAGACCTCCTTCGGCACCGCCATGGAGGACATCAGCAGCGCCCAGGGCAACCTGGTGTCGATCCTGGCCGGCAACGGCACCCCCGACCTGCCGATCTGGATCACCGAGACCGGCGCGCCGACCAACGGCCCCGGCACCGCGACCGACGGCAAGACCATCCCGCCGGACACCACCCACGTGACCGAGGCCTACCAGGCCGCGATCGCCACCGACACCGTGCAGGCAGCCGCCGCCAACCCCCATGTGGGCGCGGTCTTCTGGTTCTCCGACCAGGACACCGGGCAGGCCGCGGACAAGCAGCACCGCTCGATGTTCTACGGGCTGCGCCACTTCGACGGCACGCCCAAGCCCGCGCTGGCCGCCCTCAAGGCCGCGATCCTGGCCTACGAGCACAGCAGGTAG
- a CDS encoding glycosyltransferase family 4 protein has product MSRRTVAVVAPYYPPKVGGVEHYAARIARALADSPDLCPVVLTTRQGGLRSTVSVEDGVRVVRLAAWLRLSNTPLGPLWPLQLRWWLWRTGAELVNAHAPVPGLADLALAVAGRRPTVLTYHAGSMHKGEAGSGAADRLIGWYERHLLPRVFRRATRLVAVSPVSLAAGHPHAVQITPGVDTARFTPGEPASRREPVVVYAGRLDRSSAWKGVDVLLHAFALLAAGTGLPRARLRLVGGGDALPDLLALADRLGIADRVTADGELTGEQLVTAVRTAAVLVLPSRTEAESFGMALVEAMACGTPVVGSAVGGIPHVVTDRRTGLLVPPGDAGALAGALRELLTDGPLADRLGAAGCRQAREHYDWDDLMTRYLELFRSLPSEPR; this is encoded by the coding sequence GTGAGCCGGCGCACCGTCGCGGTGGTCGCGCCCTACTACCCGCCGAAGGTCGGCGGGGTGGAGCACTACGCCGCCCGGATCGCCCGCGCGCTGGCCGACTCGCCCGACCTGTGCCCGGTGGTGCTGACCACCCGCCAGGGCGGCCTGCGCTCCACGGTGAGCGTCGAGGACGGGGTGCGGGTGGTCCGGCTGGCCGCCTGGCTGCGGCTGTCGAACACGCCGCTCGGCCCGCTCTGGCCACTGCAGCTGCGCTGGTGGCTGTGGCGGACCGGCGCCGAGCTGGTGAACGCCCACGCGCCGGTGCCCGGACTCGCCGACCTCGCGCTCGCGGTCGCCGGACGGCGCCCCACCGTGCTCACCTACCACGCCGGCTCGATGCACAAGGGCGAGGCCGGCAGCGGCGCCGCCGACCGGCTGATCGGCTGGTACGAACGGCACCTGCTGCCCCGGGTGTTCCGGCGCGCCACCCGCCTGGTGGCGGTCTCCCCGGTCTCGCTGGCGGCCGGCCACCCGCACGCCGTGCAGATCACCCCCGGGGTGGACACCGCCCGGTTCACCCCCGGCGAGCCCGCCTCCCGCCGCGAGCCGGTGGTCGTCTACGCGGGGCGGCTGGACCGCAGCTCGGCCTGGAAGGGCGTGGACGTGCTGCTGCACGCCTTCGCCCTGCTGGCGGCCGGCACCGGGCTGCCGCGGGCACGGCTGCGGCTGGTCGGCGGCGGCGACGCGCTGCCGGACCTGCTGGCGCTGGCCGACCGGCTCGGCATCGCCGACCGGGTGACGGCCGACGGCGAACTCACCGGCGAGCAGCTGGTGACGGCGGTGCGCACGGCCGCCGTCCTGGTGCTGCCCTCGCGCACCGAGGCGGAGTCGTTCGGGATGGCCCTGGTGGAGGCGATGGCCTGCGGCACACCCGTGGTCGGCTCGGCCGTCGGCGGCATCCCGCACGTGGTGACGGACCGCCGGACCGGCCTGCTGGTCCCGCCGGGCGATGCCGGCGCGCTGGCCGGGGCGCTGCGCGAGCTGCTGACCGACGGCCCGCTGGCCGACCGGCTGGGCGCGGCCGGCTGCCGGCAGGCGCGGGAGCACTACGACTGGGACGACCTGATGACGCGTTACCTCGAGCTGTTCCGCAGCCTGCCGAGCGAGCCGCGGTAG
- a CDS encoding polysaccharide pyruvyl transferase family protein — translation MRILVVNAFRRDNRGDAALLSVTLDQLAQAFPGALIEIAGFEAPDRWPSFDGVPNLGSIRRYTGDEEIGRPRRIARKLSAFALAALAALPGSGRALRALSRLLPGEIRAELSALGAADLVLSVGGGHFNGRADLPSDLSIFFLLLPLWLARRFRVPVVLGPQSFGPFPTRIQRLMMRRVLGSCRKVVARESISVHRLVEAGVPTGNVERGVDSAFAFRSRSQHDWRAELRVPEGSRLVLVTARQFLGSAGQLGYERAMADAVRHLIERQGCTVVLAPQVTCAYQEDDDRIVNARITALVADPRLRVLDDGELDHHDIFALYRAADCILGTRFHSVIFGLVAQVPCAAVEYDHKTRGIMADLSLDHWVVPMAEADAPTLIGLLDRLLAESPAYRRFLAAEVPGYAARAHGFVDLLRAELTPLVSVPVEQLPAAERMALR, via the coding sequence GTGAGAATCCTGGTGGTCAACGCCTTCCGGCGGGACAACCGAGGCGATGCGGCCCTGTTGAGCGTCACGCTCGACCAGCTGGCCCAGGCCTTCCCGGGTGCGCTGATCGAGATCGCCGGTTTCGAGGCGCCCGACCGCTGGCCCAGCTTCGACGGCGTCCCCAACCTGGGCTCCATCCGCCGCTACACCGGGGACGAGGAGATCGGCCGCCCGCGGCGGATCGCCCGCAAGCTGTCGGCCTTCGCCCTGGCCGCCCTCGCCGCGCTGCCCGGCTCCGGCCGGGCGCTGCGCGCGCTGAGCCGGCTGCTGCCGGGCGAGATCCGGGCCGAGCTGAGCGCGCTGGGCGCGGCCGACCTGGTGCTCTCGGTCGGCGGCGGCCACTTCAACGGCCGCGCCGACCTGCCCAGCGACCTCAGCATCTTCTTCCTGCTGCTGCCGCTCTGGCTCGCCCGGCGGTTCCGGGTACCGGTGGTGCTCGGTCCGCAGTCCTTCGGGCCGTTCCCCACCCGGATCCAGCGGCTGATGATGCGCCGGGTGCTCGGCAGCTGCCGCAAGGTGGTGGCCCGCGAGTCGATCAGCGTGCACCGGCTCGTCGAGGCCGGCGTGCCGACCGGCAATGTGGAGCGTGGTGTCGACAGCGCCTTCGCCTTCCGCAGCCGTTCGCAGCACGACTGGCGCGCCGAGCTGCGGGTGCCCGAGGGCAGCCGACTGGTCCTGGTGACGGCCCGTCAGTTCCTCGGCAGCGCCGGGCAGCTCGGCTACGAGCGGGCGATGGCCGACGCCGTCCGCCACCTGATCGAGCGCCAGGGCTGCACGGTGGTGCTCGCCCCCCAGGTCACCTGCGCCTACCAGGAGGACGACGACCGGATCGTCAACGCCCGGATCACTGCCCTGGTCGCCGACCCCCGCCTGCGGGTGCTGGACGACGGCGAGCTTGACCACCACGACATCTTCGCGCTCTACCGGGCCGCGGACTGCATCCTCGGCACCCGCTTCCACTCGGTGATATTCGGGCTGGTGGCCCAGGTGCCGTGCGCGGCCGTCGAGTACGACCACAAGACCCGCGGCATCATGGCGGATCTGAGCCTGGACCACTGGGTGGTCCCGATGGCCGAGGCCGACGCCCCGACCCTGATCGGGCTGCTCGACCGGCTGCTCGCCGAGAGCCCGGCCTACCGCCGCTTCCTGGCCGCCGAGGTCCCCGGCTACGCCGCGCGCGCCCACGGCTTCGTCGACCTGCTGCGGGCCGAGCTGACACCCCTGGTGTCGGTGCCGGTCGAGCAGCTCCCGGCGGCCGAGCGGATGGCGCTGCGGTGA